One region of Exiguobacterium acetylicum genomic DNA includes:
- a CDS encoding DNA-directed RNA polymerase subunit beta has protein sequence MVQNQTGTDQPTRERLKKKQQASNQETGNPEHKSERRLRAYSTRRVPIIVRVLIVLVLIVVALIVGAMVGYATFGGGEAMDVLKLDTWTRITDFWMKS, from the coding sequence ATGGTACAAAACCAAACAGGCACGGATCAGCCAACGCGTGAACGCCTGAAGAAGAAGCAACAGGCTTCAAACCAGGAAACCGGCAATCCGGAGCACAAATCAGAGCGACGTCTTCGTGCATATTCGACACGCCGAGTTCCGATCATCGTACGTGTACTGATCGTTCTCGTTCTCATCGTCGTAGCACTGATCGTCGGCGCAATGGTGGGTTATGCGACGTTTGGTGGTGGCGAGGCAATGGATGTGTTAAAGCTCGACACATGGACCCGCATCACCGATTTTTGGATGAAATCTTAA